CAGCAAAGCTCCAGCTTGACAAGCTCATGTGACTGCAGGCAGGCCCCTGACctccctgagtctcagttttcacaTCCTGGAAATGGGCGAATCACAGGCTTCTCTTGCAGGCTGAGAGAAGGGCTGTTTGGCAGGGATCAAATATCAATACTGATTAAGCACCCACCACATCctgttcttggagaaggaaatggtaacccactccagtactcctgcctggaaaatcccatgaatggaggagcctgttaggctacagtccatggggtcgcaaagaatcggacacgactgatcgacttcacttcacttcattacatcctgttctaggcactggagtAGGAGGGGGCAAGGTTGGGGGGAGCCTTGAACAAGACGCTGATCCTCCACTATATGAGCACTTAGGATTGCTAGCAGGATGAACTGAACAGAAACTGGACCCGGGCGTGGCAGGTGCTGTGAGGAAGCTGCTGGGCGGCTGTCTCAGAgggtgggacagggaggcctctctgaggaggtcCTGTTGACCACAGGAAGGGAGGGCAGGGACCGCGGGGGCGTCAGGGAATGCCCCAGCCCGGGAGCAGCAGGGGCCGATGCCTTGAGGCAGGAGCAGGCCTGGAGCGTGTGAGGAACCGGAAGTAGACCTGCGTGGCCAGAGCGGGAGTGAGATCAGAAAGGAAGGAGATCACATCCTTTGTTGATTGGGTTTTGAGAGTTTGTTTTTACTTATCTTAAAAGTTTGTCTTTATTTGTCAGTggcaggtcttagctgcagcagccAGGGTCTTTAACTGCAGTTTGcagcatctagttccctgaccagggatcgaaccgcggccacctgcattgggagtcttagccactggacccaccagggaagtcccttgagggGTTTAAGCTTATCAGAGCGAGTGCCCAgtggttaacattttaaaaggccCCCTTGGCGGCTGCATAGGGACGAGACCGTAGGGGTGagcggcgggggaggggggggggcggTTGTGAGGCGGGGGGTACCGCGCAGGAGGTTGCTGGGGTCGGGGGTGAGTTCCTCGCTGGCGGCTGCTGTAACTCGGAGGGCAGTGGGGCGGCGTTGAAATGGACCGTGAGGAGTACCGGAGCGGCTCCACCACCAGGGGGCGCCGCCGGTCCTCGGCGGTCAGCCGGGCCCTCGCCGCGCGGAATCTCTCAGCCGCATTCCGCCGCCGCCTCCGGCTGGACAGGGTCAGCCTCGGGGAGTGCAGTCGGAGGAGGGCCTGCCGGCCACCGTGGGCGACCGCGCCTCAGCAGGGCCTGTGCGCACTCAGGCCCCGCCAATGCGTCCTGGCCTCGACGGCCCCGCAATCCGATGGTGCCCCCTCCCGCGAAGGTGCGCTCCTGGGCCAGATGCCCAACGGTGGGTATTTCCAtgtccccctcaccccccacccccggatCCCCGGGTCGCGGAGGGCTGGGGCTGCCTCTGCTGAAGGCAGTTCGATTTAACCTGTCCGGAGACCAAGCAGAAACGACTGCCTCCCTGTCCTCGTGAAATCCACAGTGGGCACGTGGGGTCAGGGCAACCCTGCAGTAAAAATCAGAGCAAGATGTTGCTATAACACAGGTTTGGAAAGCAGAGGAAGGAGCTAGTGATTCCATCAGGGAGGAACCTAGAAGGCCTTAAAGAGGAGGAGGCACCGTCTGTGACTTGGGCTTGCAGGAGCAGGAGGGATTTGACAGGTGAAGTAAAGGGAAAGGGCATGCCTGCCAGGGGGACCCGCCGGGGATGGGGGGAGTGTCCAGTCGGCACCGGGGCCCCACTGTCTGCCTCTCTGATCCAGACGGAACCACCCTGGTCTCCCCTCTCCCAGGTCTCCCTTGGTGAGTCTGCCCGTATGTGAACTCGGTCCTTGGCTCCCTGCCGATTGTCTCTCTGTACACGGGCAATATCGTGCCTTGGCTGGGCCCTGATCACAGCCACACTTCCCAAGCCCCTCACAGCTGCTGCCCCCAGATCGTCCCTGCTCCTtctcacagccctgcccatcctaTACAGCTCGACTCTGGCACCTCCTCTTCTAGGGCCCTCACAGCTCCCTGGCTATGGAACAAATGGGATCCACGTGTTtccctgctccccctcccctgGACAGACACATCGTGAAGGCAGGCTTCCGGGAGCTTTGTCCCCAGGTCTGGGTGCCCAGCACCGTGGCTGGCAAAGAGCGGGCTCAGCACAAGGTACCAGGCTGGGCAAGAGAGGGAGGGCAGCGGCACGAGGGCCTCGAGGACAGAGCCGCAGCTGTAGGGCCGGGTTACACAGGGCCGCGGCACCAACCTCAGCGGCTTGCTGAGCATCCTCAGGGCGGTGGGAGCCGTCGAGGGCCATAGAGTGGGGAGCGGCTCTGTCGTGGCATCTAGGATGAGGCGTGCGGTGGAGGAGGCAGGGGCAGTTAGGGGCTGTTATACTTGTAGGGAGAGGTGCGGGGCTGAGCTGGGACAGAGGCGGGCGGGGGGGCTGGGAGACCCTCCGGCAGTGCTTCTCACCCGGGGCTATTCCATCTGCCCAGGGACATTCGACATTTTTCATTTGTCACAGCGTGGGACGGGGTGCTGCCAGCATCTCATGGTGGAGACCTCCCTAGTATCAGTGTATGCTCATCTTTAATGAAGATTATTGGGAAGAGTGAATGGGCTAATACATATTCATTGTTTCGAAGAGTGGCTGATATATATTAAGCACTAGGTAACATGGGTTactgttgctttttcctttttagcCACACTGTGCGGCTTGCAGAATCTTATTTCCCAGATCAggtcagagattgaacctgggccccagcagtgaaagcgctgagtcctaaccgctggacttTCAGTGAATTCCTGAGCTACTGTTACTTTAAAacataaacacttaaaaaatactaaaaaaaaaaaaaaaaatttaaacagttaaaaaaacaactaaacagttaatgttaataataaacaATTCCTCTGTTGAAAGCCCTACACTGCCTCTCCATCGCCCAAGTGAGAGCCAAGTGCTCCCACGGCCGCTTGCCGTCTGGGCCCTCTGTCTCCAGCCTCGCCGGCCGCCCTCCTGCTGTCTTCCGCGCTCCGGCAGGCCGGCTCTGCTGTTTCCTGCCCTCTGGCCTGGCGGCCCCTGCTGTCTCCCGTGTTGTTTCCTGCGCAGGCGCAGCCCGCTCCTGCCTCAAGGCCTTCGCACTTGCTGTTCCCGCTGCAATGCCGGCTTTGCTCCTAGGAATTTACACAACTCACTTCTTTACCTACTTGACGTCTTTCCTTTGCTGTCACCTTGTTAATCACCCCGTATAAAGAAAAACCATCTCTCTCTTCCACGCCACTCCCTCTCTGCGCCCCTCCTCTGCTTCACTTTTCTTCAGAGCGCTTCCGTCATCTGACACATCATGTGTTTAGTTTGTTTATGCGCTTGTGGCCTCTCAACTGGAGCGTGAGCTTCCCGAGGGCAGGCACTGCGGGCGGTGTTGTTTGCTGCTCTGTCCCCAGGGTCTAGAGCCTTACCAGTACCTTCCAAGCACCCTTACACAGGGCTTAAATGAATGAACGGAGTGAACGCAAAGCCCCTCCAGGACTGAGAGGTAGGACGGGAATGGAGAGAAGGTAGGACTGTGAAGGGGAAGGGGGCGCCCGAACGCATTTCTGGAAGGGCCAAGGTCCTGGCACCGCCTGGAGCGTGGAGCCGGCGCATCCGCCCTCCCCAGACCTCCCGCCCCAGCCTGCTGGCTGGGACCCTCCTGTTGGCAGTGCCCTGCCCTACCCGCCAGGCCCCGAACATGCCACCCCCAGTCTGGGCGAGTGACCAGGCCTGAACAAAGtgtcctttcccctttgataagcTGCCTCCTTCCAGGGGCACTCAGGCCAGGATACGTCCTGCTGCTCAGGAAGTGCCTGAAGGCCTGGGTGGGCCCCTGGAGTGGGCACTGGCTGCTGCAGCAGCCACCCTGCCCAGAGGCCCAGCAGAGGAGCGAGGGCAGTAGCCGGGGGGACCCCTGCCCACAGCCAGCCCCAGCACGCACCTGCGCCTTCTTCCTTCAGCGGAAGCCTCTTGAGAGCCTTTTGGGTACACAGCTGTGAGCAGGGGGCCCTGGTGGGCACCGGCGAGGGAGGGCAGAGGCTGGTGACAGGCTTTGTCACACGTGGGGTGCTGGCCTGCCTGGGCCACTTtgccctggggactgtggggCAGGCGGGGTGCTGGGGGGCATTTTACTTCTTGGCTCAGGGAGGAGCTGGAGATGATGTGTTTATCTGGCTTCCCTGGCCCCCCAcgccccctccccccatctctgCAGGTCTTTCCGTGGTtgactgtgccaccaggaagctGTCCATGGCTTCTGATGATTGTCACCCTCTTCTTGAGAGCCCTGAACCCCGAGACCCCAGGATCTGACTCCCAGCCCACAGGCTTCGTTCTCGCTCAGCCCCTCCCCCTGAAGCCCTGTCCTCCCCGTGGTGCTGCCTTGACTTCCCCGTCAGCCCTGCAGAACCCAGGTCCTCAGGGAGGGGTGGAGCACAGTTTCTTCCAGGGAGGAGACTAACCCTCCCCCCTCCAGCCGCATGCACGCATCCTCGCGGGCACACACACTCGCACTCAAACACCCCCGGGCCCGTGCACCACCACCCACACACACCTCTCCAGGTTGCTCACCCATCCTGGGGCTCAGGGCCCAAGGGCTCCTTGGCCTTCACTGTCACAGATGGGCCGGATGGAGCTGAGGCAGGTGCAGAGGCCCAGGCCCTACACTCTCAGAGCCCCAGTCTTTGAATCTGTAGGATGGATGCTGCCTCAAAGTCTCCTAGTGTCCCCCGGGCCTGTAACCTGTGAGATCCCAGGTAGCACAGGGAGAGGGACCTGTTCTGAGATGTCACCTGAGCTCAATCTAAAACATGGCCCCTTTGGCTCTcttcccagggagagaggaactGTGTCCTTCTCCCCTTGGTTCTGAAGGGCCATGACTGCCTCCATCATCAGGTACCGTGGGAGTGATGCTCTGTGACTGCTGAGGCTGAGTTAGAGAAGACCACCCAGGTTCCACCTCTTCCCTCTGGGATAAAGCAGCCCCCCTGTAAGAAGTCAGAAGCCACGTGGACGGGGTCCCATCTGCAGCTCAGGGGCGCTCCCCCTGCTGGCCGTGCCGGGAACAGCCGTCGTGCACCACCAGCCCACGAGCCTTGTGATGACTCCAGCCCCAGCTGGCATCTGATGGCAATCACACGGCAGACCCCCAGCAAGACCCACCTTCAGGAAGCCAGGTACTTCCCGAATCCCTGACTCACAGAACTTTGAGCAAAATGAAATGGCCGTTGTTTCACACGACCAGGTTTTGGAGAATTTGTTAGGTAGCAATAGTCATTAGAACATTGTGCCCAaatatttctcttcttcccttaGTCCTCTCCCCAGCTTGTCTCTCAGGCTGAACCTGCTTGGACTGGACTCAGAGCCCTCAGAGATGGTGGCCTGGGGTCTGAGAATGCAAGGGGAGCTGGGTCAGGCTACCCACTCTCCCTCCTGTACCTGATGGCAGTGATCTGCCAAGATCTGATTGTGAGCCTCCGGGCAGCACCTCCACCGGGTCCCTCCTGTTTGGCCaggacaagggcttcccttgtggctcagatggtaaagaatctgcctgcaatgcgggagacatgggtttgatccctgggttgggaagatcccccaaaggagggcatggcaacccactccagtattcttgcctggagaatccccatggactgagggggaTTCAGAGCCCCCATGGAatctgcgggctacagtccatggggttgcaaagagtcggacacgactgagcgactgagcacattcaCATACACAGAGTGTTCTTGATGCCTATCTCTGTGCCCAGCTGGCTCTCAACCAGGCTCAGCCCTCAGCCTCTGGCACCCCTGTCTCCAAGGCTTGGCCTCCTGTCCCTGTCTGTTAACTGAACAAGGCAGGAGCCTTGGATGGTCCGTCAGCAGGGCTCAGAGCTACAGGAAACGGGCCTGGCATGTAGTTGGGGTTTGAGGCCAGCGGGGGTGAGAAGGGCACATCAGAGACTGACCCGGCTCCCCGAGCTCCCCAGCAGGGCTGGGCTCCACAGTGGGAGCTGGTCGACATCACCGCCATGCCTGCCTCTGTCCCTTCCCTGCCTCGCCTCTCCCGTCCTCTATTGGGGTTCACTCTGGTCAcctctatgtatgtgtgtgccctTGAATCTTTGTGTCCTGGGGAACCCAAACCAAGACTGAGATGTCCAGGTGAGGCCTCACTGAACTTACAGAGTTAAGACGATGAGGAGCCAATAAGAGAGCATATGAAATAAAATCAGCAATGACAGCCTGCCTCTGTTAAGCGCCCTCTCTGTGCCAGGGACTGGTTGCAGGGCCCTATGTCTGTTACCTCACTGAACGCTCACCACCCTCCTCTGTTGTTTGGTGCTTCATCATTTCCCTTGGCAGGTAAGCAATCAGATTTAGGGATGTCATTTGTTCCAGGTAAAGAGCTAGGAAATGGCAGGTTGGCCTGGAGAGCTGGGGCTCTGATTAGCAGTGGTCCCTGTGGGCAGCCCCGCAGAGGGCAGAGGTCCTGGGCAAGAAGTGGGGCATTTAAACTTAACCTTGAAGGACGAACAGATGTTGGGAATATGGGGAATCCTGGAAGAGGCctcgagcctcagtttccttgctgTCAAGTGGACATAAGGACCATAGCTTTCTTAGGGCCATTTGAAGGTGACATGAgctgacagagacagagagggaccGCAGTATGTGTTCAGTGAGTGCTCATTCTTTCTGCTGCTGAACGGGACCAGCGTTTGCTGCAGGTATGGGTCTGGCTGCAGGTCTGAACAGGTTCCGGAGGCAAGCTTCCAGCTCCCACTCCAGCACTCAGGCCCAGAGGGGAGGAAGCTGGAGGAGCCAGAGGAAGTGGATTAGTCCGGAACCCCTGAATTTGGATTCTCACTCAGGCAGCCTAGCATATTCCTCCTTTAAAGGACCCTACCTTCTCTGGTTCCCAATTCTCGAATCTCCCATTCCTTACAACCTGGAAGTCCTCCCTGCTGTCTGACCTCTTTCCCTCCTGCTGTGCATTTTGTCTGTTGGGACAAGGGGGAGCTAATGAATCATGGTGGTTGGCGCTGAAATCTGCTGGAATTAGGGTAGGTGCAGCCTGTGTGTGGCCCGCAGACGGTGGTGCCCAGAGGCAACCTGGCCCTGGTGCGGAGGCCCGCCTGGCCCAGGATGGAGGGAGCCAGGCCAGGCCCCTGGAAGGTGGAGTCGGAGGAAAGAACTAGGTGGCAGCCGGAGGTGGAGGCTGGAGGCACAGGCCTTGGTGGAGTCCCTGTCCCAACTGCAAGGgttccccccctcccccgcccccggctACCACTGAGGAGGGGTTTGGGGCAAGGTCTGCAAGGGCAGAGAAGCCGCCCTCTGCCTGGAATCTCCGAGAACAGAGTCTTTCCAGGCTCCCTCTCTGGGGCCCTCTGCAGCCTGAAGATGGAACCGTGGGCTCCGGGGCCAGGCCAGCCTGAGTGCAAGCCCAAATTCTgtcacttgctagctgtgtgactttcgGTGGATCTCTTCACCTCCCTGAactttcttcatctgaaaaacagagacactTTAGTGGCTGTGCAACCTTTACCAAACTCTTCAGTAACAGAATttcccttccctgtccatcagctaTTTGTCTCCTTAGCTACGGTGAGCCACAGCCTCCTCACCTATAAAAGGAGGATGGCAGgctaagaaggaaatggcaacccactccagtcttcttgcttggagaatcccatggacagagaagcctgaaggtctacagttcatggggtcgcagagtcggaatCCATCGACGGGCTAACACGCACACACAAGCTTAAGTGCGCTAGTGCACCCAGAGCGCCACCTAGGGGTGGACGCGAGGGGTCAGCAGTGGGTGgtggtttttgtttctctttctgcccGGCGCACCCTGCCCCTGCcgcccctgctcctcctgctccAAGAGCCTGGCCTTGGGGGGCCTTCCTCTCTGCGCCCCCAGCCAACCCTGGACAAGGGCTGAGGGCTGGCTGAGGTGCTGGGGACACTCCTGGGAGTGGCTACGTTTACAAAGAGGGTGTAGAACAACAACAGGGCCAGGCTGAGAGGGAGTTGCTGGGCTTGGTTCTGCCAGCCCCAGCCCTTTGTCTGCTGGGGGTCAGGGGCTGGGCGGGAGCCGGGCGCCTGGTGACCAGGCTTCTCAGGCCCTCAGGGGGCTCTCACTCTCCCACCCTGTGCAGGGCCCTGCACGCAGCACAGATTTCATCAGTGCTTGTTGGGTCCCGGACTCAACCCTCCTCACCGGAAAGCTGCTCCGAAGGCCTGAGGCTGGGCTTATTCACTGCCAACCAGGAGACtggctgccaacgcaggagacgcaggtttgacccctgggttgggagattcccctagaggagggcgtggcgacccactccagtattcttgcctggagaatcccatgcacagaggagcctggggggctacagtccatggggtcgaaaagagtcggacacgattgagtgtgTGCGGGCACAGACCAGGAGACCCTCTTCCAGGGAGAAGCCTGCCCAGCGTCAATGGTCCAAACCCGGGGGGTTTCTGCAGCGTCGGGCCCTCAGCCTCAGGACTGCCTTTGGAGGTTCTGTATCTGGGTGGGAGTTGGGGCTGCCCTTCCTTGAGTCTCGGGCAGGCCCAGGAGCTGGATGGGGGCTGGGAGGAAGAGGCTGATGGCTGGGCCTGGAAtccctcctctcccctgcccTAGCCCCCGGCCGCTCTCCATCTGGCCAGCAGCTCCCCCGCTGCCCCAGGACAAGGGCCCCAGTGTCTGCTCCCTTCCTGGGCAAACAGCaagcctttctctccctctccccctagAGCGGAGTGCCTCGACCATGacctctccccgccccctccagAGGGCATGGCACGCCCCTTGCTGCGCGACCTCTTCTGAATGCTCCAGAGACAAAGGCTGGCAAGCCGGGTGCAGGAGGGGGTCCTGTCTGCCAGGTTCAGCCCTCAGCCGGCCCCCAGGCCTCCGTCCTGCCAAGGTGGGTGTGGGGCGCAGCTGGAGGCAGGGCCCAACCCAGGTGGACTTGACATCACCCCACTGTCTCCTGCCAGACAAAGGCTGCTCCTGCCTGGGGCTGGTCCCAGGAGGGTTTTCACACTGCTTTCTCTACAGGCTCACCGCGTTGACATGAGCTCACTCCTCCAGACCTGCTTACCTTGCTGGCAGGTGGAGCGTAAGGGCCTGGACAGTTTCCCCTCACACGGCAGGGCCCCCTCCCCGAGCCTGGAAAGACGCAGAACTGCCAGAGGCCTCCCTCTTCTCCGGGGCTCCTGCCAAGGTCCTGACCCGGGCACCGAAATAGGGTAACCTCAGAGGGTAACGGGGAGCTGTAATCAGACagcctcccctggagcctccaccACCCTCCAGTTCTGACTCAGAATGATAGGGAGCGAGTGCAGCCCAGCCCTGCACCCCTTACTTCCTCCTTCTGGCCAGTGGCTACTCAACAGCTGATTATTCTACTGGGGAGAGGACATGGAAGTCTGCTTTGTGGATAAAATCTTCTGTCTTATAAACGTCTCTCCTCCTaaaaattcatgttgatatggtgtgtgtgcgtgctcagtcgcttcagacgtgtctgactctgtgtgcgacctgtggactgtggcccgccaggctcctctgtccatgggattctccacgaaagaatactggactgggttgctgtgccctcctccaggggatcttcctgacccagggatcaaacccacatctattacatctcctgcattggcaggagtgttcttcaccactaatgcctcctgggaagccttaatgtatggcagaaaccaccgattaaaaataaatacatttaaaaaaaaaagtcccttctTTGGTCATCCTATTAAACAAAATTCCCCTATTAGGTTGTCATTTCTTTAGACTTATTGGTATTTATTGAGAACCCTGAGGACTATGCCAACAAGAACAATTATAGAGATATTTGCTGCTTGAGCTAAATGTTTTACAAAGTAGTTACTTATGTTATCAACAGATACTCTCCATTCATCGCCCCGCTCTGGATCCACTGTCCGCTGTTCCGTGCTTGCTCTGTGTGCTGAGTGGCTGGCCTCTGTGGCCTGAGTTACCCAGGATCCCTTGTCCTCTGAGCCAGCGGGAGGCACTGGAAAGAGACCAGAGCACTGGAAGGGGGAGAAGGTCAATGATTGATCCATTGGCCGCTTTCCAGGCCTGGACTCTCTCTGGTCACTAGCTCCCGGGAGCTGCACCACCTCTGGCTGAGCCCTGAACCCTGCCTACACCTCTCTCTGCAAGTCCGTCCACTCACTTGCCTCTCTTTAATCACCCACTGGGGACGTGGGGCCAGTTTCCTGCCAGGATCTCAGAAACACAGCTCTCTATTTTTACTCCACACGCAGGGACACTGAAGTCCAGAGAGGCGGGCCAGCTTCTCTGCAGAGGACTGCTTGGGGCCAGGACCCCGTGGTCATGCTCCAGGACTTTTGCTTTTCACAGTTTGTCCAGGGAGGGGTCGCCTTATCTGCTCGCGACCCCtcagggcagaggaggaggaaagatcAGGCCCCTTGGATTCAGGTCTTCAGAACCAGGGGCTTGGCTCTCAAGAGGCAGTTGAGCAGAAGGAGGGGATCACTCTCTCTTGTGGGACCAGGGGATGGGCAGCCACAGGCTCTTTGATCTCCGTCTTCCCCAGGCGGGGACCGCGCGTTCGGGTTAGCTGGCTGCATTCCTCTGTCCGTTTCCTCTTCAGTCCCTTGCCTGTGGTCAGTGGTCAGTGAGTGTCTGAAATGAATAGATATGACATTaaaggctgggaggtgggggtggaggatgaCCAACAGAACAAGTTCTGTCTCCTTCCAGGCGCCCTGGGAGGTTcagcgtgtgagtgtgtgtgtgtgtgtgtgtgtgtgtgtgtgtgtgaaggctgGCCAGGCGGGCAGCCCTGGCTGTGGCTGAGTGGTTGTTGAGGGCTGGGGTGCCCGCCCAGGGCAGCTTATGGCATGGGGAAGGAATTCTCTGGGAACCCCGGCAGGCGTTGGGTGGGGTGCCCGGCTGACCGGGCAGGGTGGCTGCTGCACTGAGTCAGCCCTTCTGGCCCAACTCTGCCTCCCCTCCCGGCCCGGCTGCTATGTCAGGGGCGAGGGCCCGAGGAAGCCCTGCAGACGGCCTCTTATCGGCCCCAAACCCTGAGATGGCACTGCCAGCATGGGGGTGGCCATCCTGCACCTCGCAGGCCCCGTCAGGGAGGACCAGAGAAAGCTCCAAGAACAGTTGACACCAGGGGTGAAGTCTGGGAAGGTGGTGTGAACTCTGGCTACAAGAAGGAACCTGGGACTCGCAGAGGTCTGGACCCTCTGCAGAGTCACATGGCAGAGCTGGGGAGAAGCCTAGAAAGGCAGTTgtggtggtggggaggtggggagcatGCTGGTGACAGGGCCTAGGAGTCAAACCTGGTGGCCCCTTCCTCAGCACAGCTCCGAGTTCCTTCTGAGTCCAGGGAAGGGTCTGAGCACCAccccctggcttccctcgactccTCAGGTCTGGATTGGATGCAGGATGGAGGTGGGTTCCTGGAGGTCTTTCTGAGGGTGCTTGGTGCTTGCAACTAAAGGGCTAAGAATTTGAGCATCTTTAGTTTTGGTTATAGGTTAAACATCCACATGGTCCAAAATTCAAAAGGTGAAAAAAGATATGCTAAGAAGAAATTCCCCATCCCCCCAATCTAGGCCCAgcgcctcagtttcccctcctgGAGGCGCCTGCAGTCACTGGCTCCCTGAGAATCCTGAGTTTGGGCTTTCTGACCCGAGTGTCCCATCCTCTCTATTTTCCTTCTAGAAGAGGACCCCTTGGGAGGTGGTGCTGGAGGAACCCAGCCATGGAGGTTAGGGCCTGAACCAGGCAAACCAGTTGCCAGGAGGATGGAGGCAGCCTCCTTCCTGGGCTTAATCTTTGTCCCAGCTTCAGGTCATCCCACTGAAGCCTCTCAGGAGGGGTCAGGCCCATCAGTTCTCCTTTCCAACCACTTACAGCATCCCTGGAAGCTCCCACCTcctgcctggggatctggcaGTCTGATACCCTGAGCCAGGGCTCCCACAGTCTCCTATTATTTCtcagatttatttattgatttatttaaaagtttttatttattctggctgcactgggtcttctttgctgtgagcaggctttctctggcttcggagagcaggggctcctcttccttgcggtgctcgggcttctcactgcggtggcttctcttgttgcacaggctc
This genomic interval from Bos taurus isolate L1 Dominette 01449 registration number 42190680 breed Hereford chromosome 23, ARS-UCD2.0, whole genome shotgun sequence contains the following:
- the LOC100847319 gene encoding uncharacterized protein is translated as MAITRQTPSKTHLQEARALHAAQISSVLVGSRTQPSSPESCSEGLRLGLFTANQETGCQRRRRREKPAQRQWSKPGGFLQRRALSLRTAFGERSASTMTSPRPLQRAWHAPCCATSSECSRDKGWQAGCRRGSCLPGSALSRPPGLRPAKAHRVDMSSLLQTCLPCWQVERKGLDSFPSHGRAPSPSLERRRTARGLPLLRGSCQGPDPGTEIG